In a single window of the Pseudobacteriovorax antillogorgiicola genome:
- a CDS encoding TolC family protein → MDVKLRLLTAILAAFFLIDAPNGVQARPIELSEEVLKSYLKDGVPQYDQVNLNHHKATTALSQFNDQYVLGIGAETTLSESDDPRESIWVKQQQIGVQQTLPYGVSGGLAYIYRYEKFSAFFGPEYGLKKFYLPSLALTFEMDLWKNLLGSLDSTKVRHIKAMIDKSKLNKKLELKKLHNHMRALYWRLVAQDRRIQIFKNLVATARRGYRNMKRREADSIADDGAVAEMAANLSSAEANFRKSTIDRNFLERDLKVLVPTLQTYTIRVRDNYVGVRRAVAESVNCSRAIGRMTSIPYDYTEYDELIRAVDDELRLKSEELDSYDDPDVKLSFVGRGFGLDEEWSEAAGQPFALEKSAYEAVLSVSVPLGLDDTEKQLVRNEKMNASILRVRLAAEFKASHSNLQKNFAPLAEAVDLYHKSIRDQEDAFKTTERKFRQGRISVFDYISSQNTLLNSKLQVLGLEERLILEMLTYYSIFNQAPCSFNRKS, encoded by the coding sequence ATGGATGTCAAACTGCGATTGCTCACAGCAATCTTAGCGGCTTTCTTCTTAATAGACGCCCCCAACGGGGTACAAGCTCGACCGATTGAACTTTCTGAAGAGGTGCTAAAGTCGTATCTCAAGGATGGTGTTCCTCAGTATGATCAAGTGAATCTAAATCACCACAAGGCAACTACAGCGCTATCACAATTCAATGATCAATACGTTTTAGGGATTGGCGCTGAAACTACTTTGAGCGAGTCAGACGATCCCAGAGAGTCAATCTGGGTGAAGCAGCAGCAGATCGGCGTGCAGCAGACCTTGCCTTATGGTGTTTCTGGTGGTTTAGCCTATATTTATCGCTACGAAAAATTCAGTGCCTTTTTTGGCCCTGAGTACGGTTTAAAAAAGTTCTATTTACCTTCACTGGCTTTGACTTTCGAGATGGATCTTTGGAAGAACCTTTTGGGTTCCCTCGATAGCACCAAAGTCAGGCATATTAAGGCCATGATCGACAAATCTAAGCTCAATAAGAAGCTTGAACTCAAGAAGCTCCATAATCACATGCGAGCACTTTACTGGCGTCTGGTTGCTCAAGATCGCCGGATACAGATCTTTAAGAACCTCGTAGCTACTGCTAGGCGTGGCTATCGCAATATGAAACGTCGCGAGGCAGATAGTATCGCCGATGACGGTGCTGTTGCTGAAATGGCGGCTAATCTATCTAGTGCAGAGGCAAACTTTCGAAAATCAACCATCGATCGAAATTTCTTAGAACGTGATTTGAAGGTTCTTGTGCCAACGTTACAAACCTACACTATAAGAGTTCGAGATAACTACGTGGGAGTCCGGCGTGCTGTAGCTGAATCGGTCAATTGCTCAAGAGCGATTGGCCGCATGACATCAATCCCCTATGATTATACGGAATATGATGAACTCATTCGCGCTGTGGATGACGAGCTGCGCCTTAAATCAGAAGAGCTTGATAGCTACGATGATCCAGATGTAAAACTAAGTTTTGTTGGGCGAGGGTTTGGGCTTGATGAAGAGTGGTCGGAGGCGGCAGGGCAGCCTTTCGCCCTTGAAAAAAGCGCTTATGAGGCTGTCCTCAGTGTAAGTGTTCCGTTGGGACTAGACGATACAGAGAAGCAACTTGTCCGCAATGAAAAGATGAATGCCTCGATCCTGAGAGTGAGGCTTGCTGCCGAATTTAAGGCGTCTCACTCTAATTTACAAAAGAACTTCGCTCCATTGGCTGAGGCTGTGGATCTTTACCACAAAAGCATTCGGGATCAGGAAGATGCATTCAAAACTACCGAACGCAAGTTCCGCCAGGGGCGAATTTCGGTATTTGACTATATTTCTAGCCAGAATACTTTGCTCAACTCCAAGCTCCAAGTCTTGGGCCTAGAAGAGCGTTTGATTCTTGAAATGCTGACTTACTATTCCATATTTAATCAAGCGCCCTGTTCTTTTAATAGGAAGTCATGA
- a CDS encoding NAD(P)/FAD-dependent oxidoreductase, translated as MAVLIKQLTVPVVDKDPDQHITQALVQEYGLKPSDIHGFRIKKKSLDARRKRRIVYHYQVEAKIANEQHLLNHHSSTVTPIPDAKLYDPLEGLPLKGKSMKRKPIIIGTGPAGIFAAHVLAEAGQQSLVIERGEPVEDRLRTVNRLRRTGEFSERSNYCFGEGGAGTFSDGKLTCGRNHPLIKYLFQEWVRFGAPEEILYDAHPHIGTDFLMVIAKRMRDYLKQAGTEFRFNTIFKGFRPGKSSRYEVLLDGGEVLETDHLIIAIGHSARDTYQLLLDQGLAIGPKPFAIGARFEHPQEVIDQIQFGSCSLLPAAEYKLAARAGERGIWTFCMCPGGQLLPTNAQAEHLAINGMSYHARNSGFANAAVVVNINREDFFKGHVLDGMRFQESIERKAFQAGGGNYFTPAQRLGDFLKGRASKGELKSTYKPGVTPARLDKVLPDFVVEALQGALFEYNKKMRGYISHEAIVAGVETKTSSPIVMMRDKSLQSQSHPGIFPTGEGAGFAGGIVSAALDGLKVGRAVLEDAVSESFLESKQASSAPLS; from the coding sequence ATGGCCGTTCTTATCAAACAGCTCACCGTTCCTGTCGTCGATAAAGACCCAGATCAACATATTACCCAGGCTCTTGTTCAAGAGTACGGGCTCAAGCCAAGTGATATTCACGGCTTCCGCATTAAGAAAAAGTCTCTAGATGCTCGTCGCAAGCGCCGGATCGTCTATCACTATCAAGTAGAGGCAAAGATTGCCAATGAGCAGCATCTCTTGAACCACCACAGTAGTACCGTAACTCCCATCCCCGATGCCAAGCTCTACGATCCTCTTGAGGGTTTGCCACTCAAAGGCAAATCCATGAAGCGCAAACCTATAATCATCGGTACAGGACCAGCGGGGATTTTTGCTGCCCATGTGCTTGCTGAAGCGGGGCAACAGAGCCTTGTCATCGAACGTGGTGAACCCGTTGAAGATCGCCTCCGTACTGTAAACCGTTTGCGACGAACTGGAGAGTTTTCAGAGCGTAGCAACTACTGCTTTGGCGAAGGCGGTGCCGGAACGTTCTCAGACGGTAAACTAACCTGTGGACGAAATCATCCTCTGATTAAATATCTCTTTCAAGAGTGGGTCCGATTTGGTGCTCCTGAAGAGATCCTATATGATGCCCATCCTCATATTGGTACAGATTTTCTGATGGTGATAGCCAAGCGCATGCGGGATTACCTGAAGCAAGCCGGTACAGAGTTTCGTTTCAATACTATTTTTAAAGGCTTCCGTCCGGGAAAATCAAGCCGCTACGAAGTTTTGCTTGATGGTGGTGAAGTGTTGGAAACCGATCACCTGATCATTGCCATTGGTCACTCAGCCCGCGATACCTACCAGCTTTTGTTGGATCAAGGTTTAGCTATTGGCCCCAAGCCCTTTGCCATCGGCGCGCGATTCGAGCATCCCCAAGAAGTGATTGATCAGATCCAATTTGGATCTTGCAGCCTCCTACCGGCAGCGGAGTACAAGTTAGCAGCTCGGGCCGGAGAGCGAGGGATCTGGACTTTTTGCATGTGTCCTGGTGGGCAACTTTTGCCGACCAACGCCCAAGCGGAGCACCTTGCTATCAACGGAATGAGCTACCATGCGCGAAATAGTGGCTTTGCCAATGCTGCTGTGGTTGTGAATATCAATCGGGAAGATTTTTTTAAGGGCCACGTTCTTGATGGCATGAGGTTCCAAGAATCGATCGAGCGCAAGGCTTTCCAGGCAGGGGGCGGAAACTATTTTACCCCCGCCCAGCGTCTTGGAGACTTTTTGAAAGGTCGTGCTAGCAAGGGTGAACTCAAGTCTACCTATAAACCTGGGGTCACTCCCGCGCGGTTAGACAAGGTTTTGCCAGACTTTGTTGTGGAAGCCCTGCAAGGTGCTCTTTTTGAATACAATAAAAAAATGCGAGGCTATATCAGCCATGAAGCGATCGTAGCCGGAGTGGAAACCAAAACTTCCTCTCCAATTGTTATGATGCGCGACAAAAGCCTTCAATCACAAAGCCACCCTGGTATCTTCCCTACAGGAGAGGGTGCTGGATTTGCTGGAGGCATCGTCAGCGCAGCACTCGACGGCCTTAAGGTCGGGCGAGCTGTTCTTGAAGACGCCGTATCCGAAAGCTTTCTTGAGTCCAAGCAGGCTTCAAGCGCGCCTCTATCCTAA
- a CDS encoding HAD-IIA family hydrolase, with product MNKGFLIDMDGVVYRGSELIAGAVEFIDRLVERKIPFMFLTNNSQRTPIDIATRLQRLGFKVSAEHVYTSAMATASYLAHQNPQGTAYVIGEGGLLTALNGEGYAVVDSNPDYVVIGEGRTMTLENMEKAVQMVADGARLIATNLDPSCPTQDGGVRPGCGAYVRTIEEATGFKAFSPGKPSPVIFREARKQLDLRSGETIMIGDTMETDILGAVQLGYTGILVLSGGTQEMDLRKFAYKPDYVVQSVANIDDKMLEVLLSDDKD from the coding sequence ATGAACAAAGGTTTTCTTATAGATATGGATGGTGTGGTCTACCGGGGTAGTGAACTCATTGCTGGTGCAGTGGAATTCATAGATCGCCTTGTGGAGCGTAAGATTCCCTTTATGTTTCTTACCAATAATAGCCAGCGTACTCCTATTGATATAGCGACACGCCTGCAGCGACTCGGATTTAAGGTGAGTGCTGAGCATGTCTACACAAGTGCCATGGCGACAGCATCCTACCTTGCCCATCAAAACCCTCAAGGCACTGCCTATGTGATTGGCGAAGGTGGGTTACTGACTGCTCTCAATGGCGAGGGCTACGCTGTGGTTGATTCCAATCCAGATTATGTTGTGATCGGTGAGGGGCGAACCATGACTCTTGAAAATATGGAGAAGGCTGTACAGATGGTCGCCGATGGAGCGCGACTCATTGCTACAAATCTCGATCCGAGCTGCCCGACTCAGGATGGTGGTGTGCGCCCTGGCTGTGGCGCCTATGTCCGCACGATTGAGGAGGCGACGGGATTCAAAGCCTTTAGTCCTGGCAAGCCTAGCCCCGTGATCTTCCGTGAGGCCCGTAAGCAACTGGATCTGCGATCTGGGGAAACCATTATGATAGGCGATACGATGGAAACTGATATCCTCGGTGCGGTGCAATTAGGGTATACCGGGATCTTGGTCCTTAGTGGGGGGACTCAAGAGATGGACCTTCGAAAGTTTGCCTACAAGCCAGACTACGTAGTTCAGTCTGTAGCGAATATCGATGATAAAATGCTTGAGGTACTTCTTTCTGACGATAAAGATTAA
- a CDS encoding alpha/beta fold hydrolase — protein MQRLTIFILMLSSSLASAISEVNYDQVYQQEVMPFFKSQAEWGKFQTPDGITISHVFYQHPEPVADVVILPGWTEAGQKYAELIFDLYQFKFNIHLLEWRGQGYSERISSHPERTHVTTYEEYVIDLDTFLKTVVKPRAEGRRIVGIAHSMGANITSIYLSKGKSILDKVVFSSPMLDIKTAPYPEWVAWLIARVMELMGQGDSFLPGHGPFVKEDVVNISTRSETRYWKTVNYKAQNPETITNGASFSWLRSSLEATWYMKRNAHLITVPVLMLQAGDDFYVDTEGQDMVCKNAKNCFKIVFPSAFHEVYNDGDLVRSKAVKETVEFILDHF, from the coding sequence ATGCAAAGGCTTACAATCTTTATTTTAATGCTATCATCCAGTTTAGCATCGGCAATTTCTGAGGTGAATTACGATCAGGTTTACCAGCAAGAAGTTATGCCATTTTTTAAGTCGCAAGCGGAGTGGGGCAAGTTTCAGACTCCCGATGGGATTACCATCAGCCATGTGTTCTATCAGCATCCTGAGCCCGTGGCAGACGTTGTGATACTCCCAGGCTGGACGGAAGCCGGGCAAAAGTATGCCGAACTGATCTTTGACCTCTATCAATTCAAGTTCAACATCCATCTTCTAGAGTGGCGAGGGCAGGGCTATTCAGAACGAATTTCGTCTCACCCTGAACGAACCCATGTGACTACCTACGAAGAGTACGTGATTGACCTGGATACCTTTCTCAAAACTGTTGTCAAGCCCCGAGCTGAAGGCCGGCGGATTGTAGGGATTGCCCATTCTATGGGAGCAAACATCACCTCGATCTATCTTAGTAAGGGCAAGTCTATTCTGGATAAGGTGGTGTTCTCGTCGCCTATGCTTGACATAAAAACTGCGCCTTATCCAGAGTGGGTGGCTTGGCTGATTGCCCGTGTGATGGAACTTATGGGGCAGGGAGATAGTTTTCTTCCCGGCCATGGACCGTTTGTTAAAGAAGATGTCGTGAATATCTCTACCCGAAGTGAGACTCGCTACTGGAAAACGGTAAACTATAAAGCACAGAATCCTGAGACGATCACCAACGGCGCTAGCTTCTCCTGGCTACGATCCAGCCTCGAAGCTACCTGGTATATGAAGCGCAATGCTCATCTGATCACAGTCCCGGTTTTGATGTTACAAGCAGGAGATGACTTTTATGTGGATACTGAGGGGCAGGATATGGTCTGTAAAAATGCCAAGAATTGCTTTAAGATCGTATTTCCCTCGGCGTTTCATGAAGTTTACAATGATGGCGACCTGGTCCGCAGCAAAGCTGTCAAAGAGACAGTAGAGTTCATTCTGGATCACTTCTAG
- a CDS encoding alkaline phosphatase D family protein, protein MSVFNTRRDFFKLSALGFGAAVFASGISACDDVLDDGIRFKDGVASGDPLADRVILWTRVTPDDPATAEAYTVAFEVATDQNFQNIVVAGVFDTNRDRDYTVKVDVGGLSPATSYFYRFRSSDTLSPAGRTKTLPVGSVSQVKLAAVSCSNYPAGRFYVYRELAKQDDLDAILHLGDYIYEYQRGGYASENAPELGRESQPELELLKLDDYRQRYQQYRSDRDLQAVHQAHPFIVVWDDHEVANDAWRNGAENHQEDEGEFSVRKLAALQAYAEWMPIRPASAEDNETIYRSFAFGNLVDLHMLDTRIIGRDEPLEYGNFVGEEGLDFAAALQAIADPERTLLGAEQRDWLLGKLKRNKATWQVLGQQVLMGRMYLPGAVATQQISIADFARLATLAQRAAAGDTLTAEELKFLQDNQALLAIPRLPYNLDAWDAFDAERQLILNTAKESGANLIVLAGDTHNAWANQLKSLEGDLCGMEFATSSVTSPGLESYLGIPDAAIPQTEAQLVALVEGLQYCNSKDRGFLTLTFSPEKVSARFSFVSSILDSDYTLLSDREFVTDLDAVGSKS, encoded by the coding sequence ATGTCGGTTTTTAACACCCGCCGTGATTTTTTTAAGCTTTCAGCCCTGGGATTCGGTGCCGCCGTTTTCGCATCAGGGATCTCTGCTTGCGATGATGTTTTGGATGACGGAATCCGATTTAAGGATGGGGTTGCTAGTGGCGACCCACTTGCCGATCGTGTCATTCTCTGGACTCGCGTAACTCCTGATGATCCTGCAACGGCCGAAGCCTATACGGTTGCTTTTGAAGTGGCTACTGATCAAAACTTTCAGAATATTGTTGTAGCTGGTGTTTTCGATACCAATAGAGATCGTGATTATACTGTTAAAGTTGATGTCGGTGGGCTATCACCAGCGACAAGTTACTTTTATCGATTCCGAAGTAGCGATACCTTGTCTCCCGCTGGACGAACTAAAACCCTTCCAGTTGGCAGTGTGAGCCAGGTGAAACTTGCAGCAGTATCTTGTAGTAACTATCCTGCTGGACGATTCTATGTGTATCGTGAACTTGCAAAACAGGATGATCTAGATGCCATCTTGCATCTCGGTGACTATATCTACGAGTACCAACGAGGTGGCTACGCTTCTGAGAATGCACCTGAACTAGGGAGAGAGTCACAGCCTGAGCTTGAGCTGCTAAAGTTAGACGATTATCGCCAACGTTACCAGCAATATCGCAGTGATCGGGATCTCCAGGCGGTGCATCAAGCTCATCCCTTCATCGTTGTTTGGGATGATCATGAAGTTGCCAACGATGCCTGGCGAAACGGTGCAGAAAATCATCAAGAGGACGAAGGCGAGTTCTCAGTTCGAAAGCTGGCGGCCCTACAAGCCTATGCTGAGTGGATGCCGATTCGTCCTGCATCAGCAGAAGATAACGAGACGATCTACCGCTCCTTCGCGTTTGGTAACCTTGTCGACCTTCATATGCTTGATACCCGCATCATCGGTCGTGATGAGCCCCTGGAATATGGAAACTTTGTGGGAGAGGAAGGCTTAGACTTTGCTGCAGCACTACAAGCGATCGCAGATCCTGAGCGAACCCTTCTCGGTGCTGAGCAACGGGATTGGTTGCTGGGCAAGTTAAAGCGTAACAAGGCGACCTGGCAGGTATTAGGGCAGCAAGTCCTCATGGGGCGGATGTATCTACCTGGAGCGGTAGCAACCCAGCAGATCAGCATTGCTGACTTTGCGCGACTAGCGACCCTAGCCCAACGAGCTGCTGCTGGAGACACTCTTACCGCAGAGGAGCTAAAGTTTCTGCAAGACAATCAGGCCTTGCTTGCGATTCCCAGACTTCCTTACAACCTTGATGCTTGGGATGCCTTTGATGCCGAGCGGCAACTGATCTTGAATACAGCAAAAGAGTCAGGCGCTAACCTTATCGTTCTTGCAGGTGACACCCATAATGCTTGGGCAAATCAGCTGAAGAGTCTAGAGGGTGACCTATGCGGCATGGAGTTTGCGACCTCTTCTGTGACGTCACCTGGCTTGGAGTCTTATCTAGGAATTCCAGATGCAGCCATTCCTCAAACAGAAGCCCAATTGGTAGCATTGGTTGAAGGACTACAATATTGCAACAGCAAGGATCGAGGCTTTCTAACACTTACCTTTAGCCCGGAAAAGGTGAGTGCTCGCTTTAGCTTTGTCAGTTCTATCTTGGATAGCGACTACACCTTATTGAGCGATAGAGAGTTTGTTACTGATTTAGATGCAGTCGGTTCTAAGAGCTAG
- a CDS encoding efflux RND transporter permease subunit, whose amino-acid sequence MKALIHFFLKNHKFTVIIMVMITMIGLRGILSLNSESYPTVDLGVAIVVTPYPGAAPEDVEADVTKPIEEEVRKVRGLKEVKSVSQIGLSRIVIKADIDNYDVATVMDDIESAVKSVSDLPPGIPAPKYVEVKSEEFPALEIGVVGDNQNRKRDRFADYLKEAVEDLKGVLKVELNGYREREFSIYLNQRKLNKFHVGADEVIQTLSARNLSIPAGDLVGDKEQLLVRLDGKTDNVDELLATPIRTNYSGKQVLLGDVAEVYDGQEDAVRLTSVNGQAATLLVVTKRGGADTIALVGHIEELLESVAVPEGLEVKVYFNEAEKVKNRTEVLISNAYIGLALVIVFMLIFLPGKVGIVASLSLPLALIATFGVMPILEMNLNVITICALVIALGMLVDNSVVIAENYVRLREDGLESHAAALKAAHQFWLPITCTAMTTIAGFLPMLVTKGVLGQFIRYIPIIVTLSLIGSLIESFFLLPMRLRAVDSKPAKKNKDSDWFKIMVKKFESFMDVMIRKRYLVAIGFSFVLFGSGYLLFGVNKFILFPSEQTEIYTARFEMKKGTTLEASQKASERLSKQIKEALGDDVEYIVAVSGKSEQDISDPKSKEGDNVGILKIYVTQEASFSLYYTDALEKMRAIDTSYLDSVTYNTVINGPPVGAPVNLTLRSHNSEQLQALSYKLLEKVKKLDGVENPEINDTYGDDEVEVLLNHSKIQRLGLSVGQIGSTIKDLLDGRVISELNLKNKKFNIRLRLRDSDKSSIRNLENIKIMDRRGNLIRLSNLAQLKKKSGSLVIKRYDYQRSKTLTADIDAALTTSGEANKRAIAIFQELNQKYPEVSLAIGGEEESTRESMQSLAQALGLAILGIFGVLVFLFSSYLRPLIIMSTIPLGITGVSIAFLIHDKPVSFLAMIGIIGLAGIIVNSGIVLISFIDELRDESGERLHDVLVKASGLRLKAVMVTSLTTISGLLPTAYGWGGADLILMPMTLAMAWGLVTGTILTLIWVPCAYALLEDFTALFKRALR is encoded by the coding sequence ATGAAGGCTCTGATCCATTTCTTTCTCAAAAACCATAAATTCACCGTTATTATCATGGTGATGATCACGATGATTGGCCTTCGTGGCATTTTAAGTCTTAACAGCGAGTCTTACCCCACTGTTGATCTTGGGGTTGCCATTGTGGTGACACCCTATCCAGGGGCAGCACCAGAAGATGTCGAGGCCGATGTTACCAAACCTATAGAAGAAGAAGTCCGCAAGGTAAGGGGCCTTAAGGAAGTTAAATCTGTTAGCCAGATTGGGCTAAGCCGGATCGTGATCAAGGCAGATATTGATAACTATGATGTGGCAACGGTGATGGATGACATTGAGAGTGCTGTAAAAAGCGTCTCAGACCTTCCTCCCGGTATACCTGCACCAAAGTATGTTGAAGTCAAATCTGAAGAATTTCCTGCCCTAGAAATCGGTGTTGTGGGCGATAACCAGAACCGCAAGCGTGATCGTTTTGCGGATTATTTGAAAGAGGCCGTTGAGGATCTAAAAGGTGTCTTGAAGGTAGAGCTTAATGGCTATCGAGAACGAGAGTTTTCAATCTACCTTAACCAACGCAAGCTGAACAAGTTTCATGTGGGTGCTGACGAAGTCATTCAAACCTTGAGTGCTCGAAACTTGAGTATTCCTGCGGGAGACTTGGTCGGTGACAAGGAGCAGCTTCTTGTCAGGCTAGATGGCAAAACTGATAATGTCGATGAGCTACTAGCGACCCCCATTCGAACCAATTACTCTGGGAAGCAGGTGCTCCTGGGGGACGTTGCTGAAGTCTATGATGGGCAGGAGGATGCGGTGCGCTTGACTTCAGTCAATGGTCAAGCAGCAACCTTACTAGTTGTCACCAAGCGCGGCGGAGCTGACACCATTGCTCTTGTTGGACATATCGAGGAGCTTCTTGAGTCGGTTGCAGTCCCTGAGGGTCTAGAGGTTAAAGTTTACTTTAATGAGGCTGAGAAAGTTAAGAACCGGACTGAAGTTCTCATCTCAAATGCCTATATTGGTTTAGCCCTAGTTATTGTCTTTATGTTGATTTTCCTGCCAGGAAAAGTGGGTATCGTAGCATCCTTATCCCTACCGCTGGCACTTATCGCGACCTTTGGTGTTATGCCGATCCTGGAGATGAACCTTAACGTCATTACCATCTGTGCACTTGTCATCGCGCTCGGCATGCTAGTTGATAACTCCGTAGTCATTGCAGAAAACTATGTGAGGCTCAGGGAGGATGGGCTTGAGTCCCACGCTGCGGCATTGAAGGCTGCTCATCAGTTTTGGCTACCGATCACCTGTACAGCTATGACGACCATTGCTGGTTTTCTACCCATGTTGGTTACCAAGGGCGTGTTGGGGCAGTTTATTCGCTATATTCCAATCATTGTGACTCTTTCTCTAATTGGCAGTTTGATAGAAAGCTTCTTTCTTTTGCCCATGCGCTTGCGGGCTGTAGACTCGAAGCCAGCCAAGAAAAACAAGGACTCTGATTGGTTTAAAATCATGGTGAAGAAGTTTGAGTCCTTCATGGATGTCATGATCCGCAAACGGTATCTGGTGGCAATCGGTTTTAGCTTTGTTCTCTTCGGCTCTGGTTACCTGCTATTCGGAGTGAACAAGTTTATTCTCTTTCCCTCAGAACAAACAGAGATCTATACGGCTCGTTTCGAGATGAAAAAAGGCACCACTCTTGAAGCCAGCCAGAAGGCGTCAGAACGCCTGTCGAAGCAGATCAAAGAGGCCCTAGGTGACGATGTCGAGTATATTGTGGCTGTTTCTGGAAAGTCTGAGCAGGATATCTCTGATCCTAAGTCAAAAGAAGGTGACAACGTCGGTATCCTAAAAATTTATGTCACCCAAGAAGCATCTTTTTCTCTTTACTACACTGATGCACTAGAAAAGATGAGAGCCATCGATACTAGCTATCTCGATTCGGTTACCTATAATACCGTGATTAATGGGCCGCCTGTTGGAGCTCCTGTAAACTTAACTCTTCGTTCTCATAACTCAGAGCAGCTCCAGGCCTTGAGCTATAAACTGCTGGAAAAAGTGAAAAAGCTGGACGGAGTCGAAAATCCTGAAATCAACGACACCTATGGGGACGACGAGGTGGAAGTGCTTTTGAATCATTCAAAAATACAGAGACTAGGGCTCAGTGTTGGGCAGATTGGGTCTACCATTAAGGATCTCCTCGATGGGCGTGTTATTTCTGAGCTTAACTTGAAAAACAAAAAGTTCAATATTCGCCTTCGCCTTCGAGATTCTGATAAGAGTTCGATTCGGAATCTGGAAAACATCAAGATTATGGATCGTCGAGGCAATTTAATCAGACTTTCTAATCTTGCTCAATTAAAGAAAAAGAGTGGCTCTCTTGTGATCAAGCGCTATGACTATCAACGATCGAAAACCCTAACAGCGGATATCGATGCAGCTCTCACCACCAGTGGTGAAGCAAACAAGCGGGCTATTGCTATATTCCAAGAGTTAAATCAAAAATATCCCGAAGTGAGTCTTGCCATTGGTGGCGAGGAAGAAAGCACCCGAGAATCCATGCAGAGTTTAGCCCAAGCCCTAGGTCTTGCGATTCTGGGGATTTTTGGGGTCTTGGTGTTCCTTTTCAGCTCTTATCTAAGGCCATTGATTATCATGTCCACCATCCCATTAGGGATTACTGGCGTTTCAATCGCTTTTCTAATCCATGATAAGCCCGTAAGCTTTCTGGCAATGATTGGCATCATTGGTTTGGCAGGGATAATCGTAAACTCGGGTATTGTTCTTATCAGCTTTATTGACGAGCTGCGGGATGAAAGTGGAGAGCGACTCCATGATGTACTAGTTAAGGCCAGTGGGCTACGCCTAAAGGCAGTCATGGTGACATCTTTAACCACAATCAGTGGGCTCCTGCCGACAGCTTATGGCTGGGGTGGGGCAGATCTCATCTTAATGCCAATGACCTTGGCCATGGCTTGGGGCTTGGTGACTGGCACTATTCTTACTCTTATCTGGGTTCCCTGCGCCTACGCTTTGTTAGAAGACTTTACTGCGCTATTCAAGCGTGCCTTGCGATAA
- a CDS encoding MFS transporter, with the protein MTKLHSLAKRLLGPPAPVSVPRNYYKDLSYQLLLGSSQPLLGAIAVIIIKQVLDGSNQQVALIQAGSMAGLLLSLPYTKYLSTSLPQKDYALPQVLAWIAMILAGFAGDALWFSLLVFLALALFHISSPCQGVLYQQIYEPQVRGTLVGRIKQWQLFLVMGLSWLLGHLIDVSPESYHPAYVLAGILGFITCFLFMSIDTGFVKVPKIERPSFLNYLQILFKDRKFSLFMAFQFLLGIANISGVAVFQVYINDKGFLGLSPDKAALLAGVLPPLAMFLSIRFWGGIFDRINIVQYRVITSIVIGLGFIFYPLFGFWGAFIGSIIWGIGRGGGQLAWSIGILDFAPEGQSSTYLSIHTFLTGVRGVIAPFLGVWALETQFAPQELFWMIATIIFLSAALTGLLVQVPTESRQ; encoded by the coding sequence TTGACCAAACTCCACTCCCTTGCCAAAAGATTGTTAGGTCCTCCAGCGCCTGTCTCGGTGCCACGAAACTATTATAAGGACCTTAGTTACCAACTGCTGCTTGGTTCCTCGCAACCGCTCCTGGGAGCCATTGCCGTTATTATCATCAAGCAAGTTTTAGATGGCAGCAATCAACAAGTCGCACTCATTCAAGCCGGTTCTATGGCTGGGCTTTTGCTATCATTGCCTTACACTAAATACCTTTCCACTTCTCTTCCACAGAAGGACTACGCCCTGCCACAGGTTTTAGCTTGGATCGCCATGATCTTAGCTGGCTTTGCTGGAGATGCTCTCTGGTTTTCACTTTTGGTCTTTCTTGCTTTGGCTTTGTTTCATATCAGTAGCCCCTGCCAGGGTGTTTTATACCAGCAGATCTACGAGCCTCAGGTGCGTGGTACTTTGGTCGGTCGGATCAAGCAATGGCAATTATTTCTAGTCATGGGCTTATCGTGGCTTTTAGGTCATTTAATAGACGTCAGCCCCGAATCATATCACCCCGCCTATGTCTTGGCTGGAATCTTAGGCTTCATCACCTGCTTTCTATTTATGTCCATCGATACTGGTTTCGTTAAGGTTCCAAAGATCGAGCGCCCCTCATTTTTGAACTATCTTCAGATTCTTTTCAAGGACCGTAAATTTAGTCTGTTCATGGCCTTTCAGTTTCTTTTAGGAATCGCCAACATTTCAGGAGTAGCTGTGTTTCAGGTTTACATTAATGATAAGGGCTTTTTAGGCCTATCCCCTGATAAAGCCGCTCTACTAGCTGGGGTGCTACCACCCCTTGCAATGTTTCTAAGCATTCGTTTCTGGGGCGGGATCTTCGATCGTATCAACATCGTGCAATATCGTGTCATCACCAGCATTGTGATTGGCTTAGGTTTTATATTTTATCCACTGTTTGGTTTTTGGGGTGCCTTCATTGGCTCGATTATCTGGGGTATTGGCCGAGGTGGAGGCCAGCTTGCTTGGAGCATTGGTATCCTCGATTTTGCCCCTGAGGGCCAGTCCTCGACCTATCTTTCGATCCATACCTTCTTAACGGGAGTCCGCGGAGTGATCGCCCCATTTTTAGGTGTTTGGGCCTTGGAAACCCAATTCGCTCCACAGGAGCTTTTCTGGATGATTGCTACCATCATTTTTCTCAGCGCTGCACTCACAGGCTTACTCGTGCAAGTTCCCACTGAATCGCGACAGTAG